ACCAGCTGACCGATGAGACACCGGTGTACGTGATCTCGATCGCGGCCCAGCTCTCGGGGCTCCACCCGCAGACGCTGCGCCAGTACGACCGTCTCGGCCTGGTCTCCCCGGACCGTACGGCCGGGCGCGGCCGGCGCTACTCGGCCCGCGACATCGAGCTGCTGCGCACCGTGCAGCAGCTGTCGCAGGACGAGGGCATCAACCTCGCGGGCATCAAGCGGATCATCGAGCTGGAGAACCAGGTGACCGCGCTCCAGCAGCGCGTCGCCGAGCTCTCGGCGGCGGTGGACGGCGCGGCGGTCGCCATGCAGCAGCGCGAGGCCCAGGTCCACGCCTCGTACCGCCGCGACCTCGTGCCGTACCAGGACGTGCAGCAGACGGGCGCGCTGGTGGTGTGGCGGCCGAAGCCGAAGCCCTAGCTCCAGGACGGGCCTTCCGTACGGAAAGACGGCCGGGGGCGGAAGAACACCACGTGTTCTTCCGCCCCCGGCCGTCTCCGTCTGTCCGGGTGTGTCTGTGCCGTCTCGTGGTGGCGGATGGCTGGCACCAAGTGGCCGGAATCGTGCAGCAAGTTGACAGCGATCCCCGTCCGGAGCGGATCGCTCCGCTGACAAGGTGGTGCATGTCGGCGGGAACGAGCCGACGAGACACGTGACGTACGGGGAGGAAGACATGGGCGTCTACGCGTTCACCGGAAAGACGGTCGGTACGGGGGGACTGCTCCTGGGACTGGTTCTCGGAGCGGCCGTCGCACCGGCCCACGCGTCCGCCGGCCCGGGGGCCGGCACCGTGGCGGAGGCGGCCGCACCGCTGACGGCCGGGGCGGGGCCGGGGGCCGGGATCGGGGGCCGGGGCGAGGAGATCGCGTCGGAGGTGAAGGAGGCGGTGAACCGGCTTCTCTGCGGGGCGCCGCTGCCGAAGCCGCTCGCGCCGTTCATGGGCAAGGTGAAGTGCGTCAACGGCTGGCAGTAGAAGACCCGGTGGAGATCACGGTGGCGCGGGTCTCCGGCGACGCCGCGCCCGCCGGAATCGCGGTGCTCCGGCTCATCGGGATGCTGCCCGCGGAGTGGGAGTGCGGCCAGCGCATCGAGGAGGACCGGATCACCGTCCTGGTGCGCGGTTCCGGGCGGGACGCGGAGGAGGTGACCGGCGTACGGCAACGGTGCGC
This sequence is a window from Streptomyces parvus. Protein-coding genes within it:
- a CDS encoding heat shock protein transcriptional repressor HspR, with translation MDGRRRNPYQLTDETPVYVISIAAQLSGLHPQTLRQYDRLGLVSPDRTAGRGRRYSARDIELLRTVQQLSQDEGINLAGIKRIIELENQVTALQQRVAELSAAVDGAAVAMQQREAQVHASYRRDLVPYQDVQQTGALVVWRPKPKP